One genomic region from Bacillus aquiflavi encodes:
- a CDS encoding AMP-binding protein, with the protein MAVVFEDKQLTYRELNEKSNQVARLLQEKGVQPDTIVGIMIERSLEMIIGMMGILKSGAAYLPIDLEYPEERIKYMVEDSGTKLVLTQAHLFEKLDFAGNERVSKIAIDDETINNQKRTNLERDSNRDHLAYVIYTSGSTGSPKGVLIEHHSLVNLCHWYVEFHEIKESDRITNYLKISFDASIGEIFPCLITGATLYVLNPNIRLEMDKLNDYMNHNGITVATLPCKVSEQFILQENDSLRMLIVGGEKLKVNQDTRYQIVNAYGPTENTVATTSFLVDRKSHHIPIGKNHFITLTFIL; encoded by the coding sequence GTGGCTGTCGTCTTTGAAGACAAGCAGCTTACGTATCGAGAGCTGAACGAAAAATCAAATCAAGTAGCGAGACTGCTTCAGGAAAAAGGGGTTCAGCCAGACACAATCGTAGGTATTATGATCGAACGTTCTTTAGAAATGATCATAGGAATGATGGGGATTCTAAAGTCCGGGGCAGCGTATTTACCGATAGACCTTGAATATCCAGAAGAGCGAATCAAGTACATGGTTGAAGATAGCGGCACAAAGCTTGTATTAACGCAGGCTCACTTATTTGAAAAACTCGATTTTGCCGGCAATGAGCGTGTAAGTAAAATCGCGATAGATGACGAAACGATAAACAATCAAAAGCGAACAAATTTAGAGCGAGACAGTAATAGAGATCATTTAGCTTATGTTATTTATACGTCAGGTTCTACCGGTTCTCCAAAGGGAGTACTAATTGAACATCATTCTTTAGTGAATTTATGCCATTGGTATGTAGAATTCCATGAAATAAAAGAAAGTGATCGCATAACAAATTATTTGAAAATCTCATTCGATGCTTCAATAGGTGAAATTTTCCCATGTTTAATCACAGGAGCTACCTTATATGTTTTAAATCCAAACATCAGACTTGAGATGGACAAATTAAATGACTATATGAATCACAACGGCATAACAGTAGCTACTTTACCATGTAAAGTAAGTGAACAGTTTATTTTACAGGAAAACGATTCTTTAAGAATGCTCATAGTTGGCGGTGAAAAATTAAAAGTAAATCAAGATACCCGCTATCAGATTGTAAATGCTTATGGACCGACAGAAAATACGGTAGCGACAACAAGCTTTTTAGTAGATAGAAAGAGTCATCATATTCCAATCGGAAAAAACCACTTTATAACACTAACATTTATATTGTAA